In the Chelonoidis abingdonii isolate Lonesome George chromosome 13, CheloAbing_2.0, whole genome shotgun sequence genome, one interval contains:
- the FAAP100 gene encoding Fanconi anemia core complex-associated protein 100 isoform X4: protein MAHVGHRVDYLAGFCCPVGGLAAGKPRVLCHENEVYLSNGSEFVYVYDQEGKLLKAIYRFPDQVWHVELLPLHRKLYILCAGTGIYCVSLDQQSRLLKQTDGDGKEDACPSSVFPVDSDACIVPDITLCTFTLLNDFLVTLSQAQGKWWVKLHVLLDPDQESQPCRQISQVGFSTCDQTGDNGDALSSHFLPVLCCASAPGTAGPGEGLWCSGGFTLEEPLFSLLFGIDAAMLDSPMILCGFPDGQLCCVPLKALSSSEAVDGCSEVAGQAPPVKILHHLEEPVVFIGALRTEHKAPDDPDDEQLFGDSGCDCVVVVGHYGKMVAMKAERGEEAKVPEVREYYLQGPILCAACGGGSRMYYSTHSDISAVDLDWVSNASDPESIDNTAYVLPPVLSPASLSICSVVALSLSSRASEGDSELLALSAKGRLMSCDLCSPDDAHPVRLTPEKTGQRIKELLSGIGNVSERVSFLKKAVDQKNRALMSLNQVMNVSASLLSNQDGRKPVTCTVTASWSRLLLRDTWTISCVLENSSECSLEQGWTLCVQLFTSSCAFDEDSADSATTFTFPIDQLLPGSKREVTLPLDAAEGTKLELPLTVSCDLFYSLREILDSASDSYESLDDLLPDDSPGLSPDKEGICLPLSKCTIDILQCLRLDDSTVPGAPPSIATLSDPVETFLKVSRVQSDPSSVEVSDQLLPKAPAVLGDEYLPPSVASIKVSSELLKNALKSFCEGAPLCCAALQWLLAENTAAVALRSQDVSAVRGLAPRGGEVQLLVREVAVNNLCPAGPIQAVEILIQSPSLADMCRVHQAVIRRIQTLVLEQAAQGSSPPDLRMQYLCQIQANHEMLLKDVQSLRDRLCLGDDASVTAEKLLHVYRQLRNPSLILL, encoded by the exons ATGGCGCACGTGGGCCACAGGGTCGATTACCTGGCTGGGTTCTGCTGCCCGGTCggggggctggctgcgggcaagCCCCGAGTGCTGTGCCATGAGAACGAGGTCTACCTCTCCAACGGCAGCGAGTTCGTCTATGTGTATGACCAGGAAGGGAAGCTGTTGAAG GCCATCTATAGGTTTCCTGATCAAGTTTGGCACGTGGAACTCCTCCCTCTTCATAGGAAGCTCTATATCCTGTGTGCTGGAACCGGCATTTACTGTGTATCCCTGGACCAGCAGAGCAG GTTATTGAAGCAGACTGATGGCGATGGCAAAGAGGACGCTTGCCCTTCCAGCGTCTTCCCTGTAGACTCCGATGCCTGCATCGTCCCAGACATCACGCTGTGCACCTTCACGCTGCTGAACGACTTTCTCGTCACCCTTTCCCAGGCTCAGGGCAAGTGGTGGGTGAAACTCCACGTGCTTCTGGACCCTGATCAGGAGAGCCAGCCATGTCGGCAAATCAGCCAAGTGGGATTCTCCACCTGCGACCAAACTGGAGACAACGGGGACGCACTGTCCTCGCACTTCCTTCCTGTCTTGTGCTGTGCGTCTGCACCGGGCACAGCTGGGCCCGGGGAGGGTCTGTGGTGTTCGGGGGGGTTCACGCTGGAGGAGCCCCTCTTCAGCCTGCTCTTTGGCATAGACGCTGCCATGCTCGACTCTCCCATGATTCTCTGTGGCTTCCCGGATGGGCAGCTGTGCTGTGTGCCGCTGAAGGCCCTCAGTTCTTCTGAAGCTGTAGATGGCTGCAGTGAGGTTGCAGGCCAGGCTCCGCCTGTGAAGATCCTTCACCATTTGGAAGAACCTGTTGTCTTCATTGGAGCCTTGAGAACAGAACACAAAGCCCCTGACGATCCCGATGACGAGCAGCTGTTTGGAGACTCGGGCTGCGACTGCGTTGTGGTGGTCGGGCACTATGGCAAGATGGTGGCCATGAAGGCAGAGCGGGGAGAAGAGGCCAAGGTCCCAGAGGTCAGGGAGTACTACCTGCAAGGGCCCATCCTGTGCGCCGCCTGTGGTGGTGGCAGCCGGATGTATTACAGCACGCATTCGGACATCTCTGCAGTCGACCTGGATTGGGTCAGCAACGCTTCCGACCCCGAGAGCATAGATAACACTGCATATGTCCTGCCTCCCGTTCTGTCTCCAGCCAGTTTAAGTATCTGTAGCGTTGTGGCGCTTTCCTTGTCTTCTCGGGCCTCAGAAG GTGACTCGGAGCTGTTGGCTCTGTCTGCTAAAGGCCGACTGATGAGCTGTGACTTGTGCAGTCCTGATGACGCTCATCCCGTCAGGCTGACCCCAGAAAAAACTGGCCAAAGGATAAAGGAACTGCTGTCTGGGATAGGCAACGTCTCGGAGAG agtTTCTTTCCTGAAAAAGGCGGTGGACCAGAAGAACCGAGCGCTGATGAGTCTGAACCAGGTGATGAACGTGAGTGCTTCCTTACTGTCCAACCAAGATGGCCGGAAGCCTGTCACTTGCACTGTTACCGCCagctggagccgcctgctgcttCGAGATACCTGGACCATTTCCTGTGTGTTGGAGAACTCGAGCGAATGCAGCCTGGAGCAAGGCTGGACCCTCTGCGTTCAGCTGTTCACGAGCTCCTGTGCCTTCGACGAAGACTCTGCTGATTCGGCCACCACGTTCACCTTTCCAATCGATCAGCTCCTgcctgggagcaagagggaggTGACGCTGCCGCTTGACGCAGCCGAAGGCACCAAGTTGGAACTTCCTCTGACCGTCTCCTGTGATCTCTTCTACAGCCTGCGAGAGATTCTGGACAGTGCGTCTGACTCCTATGAGTCACTGGATGACCTGCTTCCTGATGACTCTCCTGGCCTCTCCCCAGACAAAGAAGGGATCTGCCTGCCCCTGAGCAAATGCACCATCGACATCTTGCAGTGCCTTCGTCTGGATGACAGCACAGTGCCTGGAGCCCCTCCTTCCATCGCCACCCTGTCAGACCCGGTGGAGACCTTCTTGAAAGTATCCAGGGTGCAGTCTGACCCCAGCAGCGTGGAAGTCAGTGACCAGCTGCTTCCCAAGGCACCGGCCGTCCTAGGAGATGAGTATCTACCCCCATCAGTGGCTTCTATCAAGGTGTCATCGGAGCTGCTGAAAAATGCATTGAAGAGCTTCTGTGAAG gaGCCCCGCTCTGCTGCGCTGCTCTGCAGTGGCTGCTGGCGGAGAACACTGCGGCTGTGGCACTCAGGAGCCAGGATGTGTCGGCTGTGCGGGGACTGGCCCCACGTGGAGGCGAGGTGCAGCTGCTCGTCCGAGAG GTGGCTGTGAACAATCTCTGTCCAGCAGGCCCGATCCAGGCCGTGGAGATCCTGATCCAGAGCCCTTCTCTGGCAGATATGTGCAGAGTGCATCAAGCCGTCATCCGGCGCATCCAG ACTCTGGTGCTGGAGCAGGCGGCTCAGGGCTCCAGTCCCCCTGACCTCCGCATGCAGTATCTGTGCCAGATCCAAGCCAATCACGAG ATGCTGCTAAAGGACGTGCAGTCGCTGCGGGACCGTCTGTGCCTCGGGGACGACGCCAGTGTCACGGCGGAAAAACTCCTGCACGTCTACAGGCAGCTGCGCAATCCCAGCCTCATCCTTCTGTGA
- the FAAP100 gene encoding Fanconi anemia core complex-associated protein 100 isoform X3 — translation MAHVGHRVDYLAGFCCPVGGLAAGKPRVLCHENEVYLSNGSEFVYVYDQEGKLLKAIYRFPDQVWHVELLPLHRKLYILCAGTGIYCVSLDQQSRLLKQTDGDGKEDACPSSVFPVDSDACIVPDITLCTFTLLNDFLVTLSQAQGKWWVKLHVLLDPDQESQPCRQISQVGFSTCDQTGDNGDALSSHFLPVLCCASAPGTAGPGEGLWCSGGFTLEEPLFSLLFGIDAAMLDSPMILCGFPDGQLCCVPLKALSSSEAVDGCSEVAGQAPPVKILHHLEEPVVFIGALRTEHKAPDDPDDEQLFGDSGCDCVVVVGHYGKMVAMKAERGEEAKVPEVREYYLQGPILCAACGGGSRMYYSTHSDISAVDLDWVSNASDPESIDNTAYVLPPVLSPASLSICSVVALSLSSRASEGDSELLALSAKGRLMSCDLCSPDDAHPVRLTPEKTGQRIKELLSGIGNVSERVSFLKKAVDQKNRALMSLNQVMNVSASLLSNQDGRKPVTCTVTASWSRLLLRDTWTISCVLENSSECSLEQGWTLCVQLFTSSCAFDEDSADSATTFTFPIDQLLPGSKREVTLPLDAAEGTKLELPLTVSCDLFYSLREILDSASDSYESLDDLLPDDSPGLSPDKEGICLPLSKCTIDILQCLRLDDSTVPGAPPSIATLSDPVETFLKVSRVQSDPSSVEVSDQLLPKAPAVLGDEYLPPSVASIKVSSELLKNALKSFCEGAPLCCAALQWLLAENTAAVALRSQDVSAVRGLAPRGGEVQLLVREVAVNNLCPAGPIQAVEILIQSPSLADMCRVHQAVIRRIQQTLVLEQAAQGSSPPDLRMQYLCQIQANHEMLLKDVQSLRDRLCLGDDASVTAEKLLHVYRQLRNPSLILL, via the exons ATGGCGCACGTGGGCCACAGGGTCGATTACCTGGCTGGGTTCTGCTGCCCGGTCggggggctggctgcgggcaagCCCCGAGTGCTGTGCCATGAGAACGAGGTCTACCTCTCCAACGGCAGCGAGTTCGTCTATGTGTATGACCAGGAAGGGAAGCTGTTGAAG GCCATCTATAGGTTTCCTGATCAAGTTTGGCACGTGGAACTCCTCCCTCTTCATAGGAAGCTCTATATCCTGTGTGCTGGAACCGGCATTTACTGTGTATCCCTGGACCAGCAGAGCAG GTTATTGAAGCAGACTGATGGCGATGGCAAAGAGGACGCTTGCCCTTCCAGCGTCTTCCCTGTAGACTCCGATGCCTGCATCGTCCCAGACATCACGCTGTGCACCTTCACGCTGCTGAACGACTTTCTCGTCACCCTTTCCCAGGCTCAGGGCAAGTGGTGGGTGAAACTCCACGTGCTTCTGGACCCTGATCAGGAGAGCCAGCCATGTCGGCAAATCAGCCAAGTGGGATTCTCCACCTGCGACCAAACTGGAGACAACGGGGACGCACTGTCCTCGCACTTCCTTCCTGTCTTGTGCTGTGCGTCTGCACCGGGCACAGCTGGGCCCGGGGAGGGTCTGTGGTGTTCGGGGGGGTTCACGCTGGAGGAGCCCCTCTTCAGCCTGCTCTTTGGCATAGACGCTGCCATGCTCGACTCTCCCATGATTCTCTGTGGCTTCCCGGATGGGCAGCTGTGCTGTGTGCCGCTGAAGGCCCTCAGTTCTTCTGAAGCTGTAGATGGCTGCAGTGAGGTTGCAGGCCAGGCTCCGCCTGTGAAGATCCTTCACCATTTGGAAGAACCTGTTGTCTTCATTGGAGCCTTGAGAACAGAACACAAAGCCCCTGACGATCCCGATGACGAGCAGCTGTTTGGAGACTCGGGCTGCGACTGCGTTGTGGTGGTCGGGCACTATGGCAAGATGGTGGCCATGAAGGCAGAGCGGGGAGAAGAGGCCAAGGTCCCAGAGGTCAGGGAGTACTACCTGCAAGGGCCCATCCTGTGCGCCGCCTGTGGTGGTGGCAGCCGGATGTATTACAGCACGCATTCGGACATCTCTGCAGTCGACCTGGATTGGGTCAGCAACGCTTCCGACCCCGAGAGCATAGATAACACTGCATATGTCCTGCCTCCCGTTCTGTCTCCAGCCAGTTTAAGTATCTGTAGCGTTGTGGCGCTTTCCTTGTCTTCTCGGGCCTCAGAAG GTGACTCGGAGCTGTTGGCTCTGTCTGCTAAAGGCCGACTGATGAGCTGTGACTTGTGCAGTCCTGATGACGCTCATCCCGTCAGGCTGACCCCAGAAAAAACTGGCCAAAGGATAAAGGAACTGCTGTCTGGGATAGGCAACGTCTCGGAGAG agtTTCTTTCCTGAAAAAGGCGGTGGACCAGAAGAACCGAGCGCTGATGAGTCTGAACCAGGTGATGAACGTGAGTGCTTCCTTACTGTCCAACCAAGATGGCCGGAAGCCTGTCACTTGCACTGTTACCGCCagctggagccgcctgctgcttCGAGATACCTGGACCATTTCCTGTGTGTTGGAGAACTCGAGCGAATGCAGCCTGGAGCAAGGCTGGACCCTCTGCGTTCAGCTGTTCACGAGCTCCTGTGCCTTCGACGAAGACTCTGCTGATTCGGCCACCACGTTCACCTTTCCAATCGATCAGCTCCTgcctgggagcaagagggaggTGACGCTGCCGCTTGACGCAGCCGAAGGCACCAAGTTGGAACTTCCTCTGACCGTCTCCTGTGATCTCTTCTACAGCCTGCGAGAGATTCTGGACAGTGCGTCTGACTCCTATGAGTCACTGGATGACCTGCTTCCTGATGACTCTCCTGGCCTCTCCCCAGACAAAGAAGGGATCTGCCTGCCCCTGAGCAAATGCACCATCGACATCTTGCAGTGCCTTCGTCTGGATGACAGCACAGTGCCTGGAGCCCCTCCTTCCATCGCCACCCTGTCAGACCCGGTGGAGACCTTCTTGAAAGTATCCAGGGTGCAGTCTGACCCCAGCAGCGTGGAAGTCAGTGACCAGCTGCTTCCCAAGGCACCGGCCGTCCTAGGAGATGAGTATCTACCCCCATCAGTGGCTTCTATCAAGGTGTCATCGGAGCTGCTGAAAAATGCATTGAAGAGCTTCTGTGAAG gaGCCCCGCTCTGCTGCGCTGCTCTGCAGTGGCTGCTGGCGGAGAACACTGCGGCTGTGGCACTCAGGAGCCAGGATGTGTCGGCTGTGCGGGGACTGGCCCCACGTGGAGGCGAGGTGCAGCTGCTCGTCCGAGAG GTGGCTGTGAACAATCTCTGTCCAGCAGGCCCGATCCAGGCCGTGGAGATCCTGATCCAGAGCCCTTCTCTGGCAGATATGTGCAGAGTGCATCAAGCCGTCATCCGGCGCATCCAG CAGACTCTGGTGCTGGAGCAGGCGGCTCAGGGCTCCAGTCCCCCTGACCTCCGCATGCAGTATCTGTGCCAGATCCAAGCCAATCACGAG ATGCTGCTAAAGGACGTGCAGTCGCTGCGGGACCGTCTGTGCCTCGGGGACGACGCCAGTGTCACGGCGGAAAAACTCCTGCACGTCTACAGGCAGCTGCGCAATCCCAGCCTCATCCTTCTGTGA
- the FAAP100 gene encoding Fanconi anemia core complex-associated protein 100 isoform X6, translating to MAHVGHRVDYLAGFCCPVGGLAAGKPRVLCHENEVYLSNGSEFVYVYDQEGKLLKAIYRFPDQVWHVELLPLHRKLYILCAGTGIYCVSLDQQSRLLKQTDGDGKEDACPSSVFPVDSDACIVPDITLCTFTLLNDFLVTLSQAQGKWWVKLHVLLDPDQESQPCRQISQVGFSTCDQTGDNGDALSSHFLPVLCCASAPGTAGPGEGLWCSGGFTLEEPLFSLLFGIDAAMLDSPMILCGFPDGQLCCVPLKALSSSEAVDGCSEVAGQAPPVKILHHLEEPVVFIGALRTEHKAPDDPDDEQLFGDSGCDCVVVVGHYGKMVAMKAERGEEAKVPEVREYYLQGPILCAACGGGSRMYYSTHSDISAVDLDWVSNASDPESIDNTAYVLPPVLSPASLSICSVVALSLSSRASEGDSELLALSAKGRLMSCDLCSPDDAHPVRLTPEKTGQRIKELLSGIGNVSERVSFLKKAVDQKNRALMSLNQVMNVSASLLSNQDGRKPVTCTVTASWSRLLLRDTWTISCVLENSSECSLEQGWTLCVQLFTSSCAFDEDSADSATTFTFPIDQLLPGSKREVTLPLDAAEGTKLELPLTVSCDLFYSLREILDSASDSYESLDDLLPDDSPGLSPDKEGICLPLSKCTIDILQCLRLDDSTVPGAPPSIATLSDPVETFLKVSRVQSDPSSVEVSDQLLPKAPAVLGDEYLPPSVASIKVSSELLKNALKSFCEGAPLCCAALQWLLAENTAAVALRSQDVSAVRGLAPRGGEVQLLVRETLVLEQAAQGSSPPDLRMQYLCQIQANHEMLLKDVQSLRDRLCLGDDASVTAEKLLHVYRQLRNPSLILL from the exons ATGGCGCACGTGGGCCACAGGGTCGATTACCTGGCTGGGTTCTGCTGCCCGGTCggggggctggctgcgggcaagCCCCGAGTGCTGTGCCATGAGAACGAGGTCTACCTCTCCAACGGCAGCGAGTTCGTCTATGTGTATGACCAGGAAGGGAAGCTGTTGAAG GCCATCTATAGGTTTCCTGATCAAGTTTGGCACGTGGAACTCCTCCCTCTTCATAGGAAGCTCTATATCCTGTGTGCTGGAACCGGCATTTACTGTGTATCCCTGGACCAGCAGAGCAG GTTATTGAAGCAGACTGATGGCGATGGCAAAGAGGACGCTTGCCCTTCCAGCGTCTTCCCTGTAGACTCCGATGCCTGCATCGTCCCAGACATCACGCTGTGCACCTTCACGCTGCTGAACGACTTTCTCGTCACCCTTTCCCAGGCTCAGGGCAAGTGGTGGGTGAAACTCCACGTGCTTCTGGACCCTGATCAGGAGAGCCAGCCATGTCGGCAAATCAGCCAAGTGGGATTCTCCACCTGCGACCAAACTGGAGACAACGGGGACGCACTGTCCTCGCACTTCCTTCCTGTCTTGTGCTGTGCGTCTGCACCGGGCACAGCTGGGCCCGGGGAGGGTCTGTGGTGTTCGGGGGGGTTCACGCTGGAGGAGCCCCTCTTCAGCCTGCTCTTTGGCATAGACGCTGCCATGCTCGACTCTCCCATGATTCTCTGTGGCTTCCCGGATGGGCAGCTGTGCTGTGTGCCGCTGAAGGCCCTCAGTTCTTCTGAAGCTGTAGATGGCTGCAGTGAGGTTGCAGGCCAGGCTCCGCCTGTGAAGATCCTTCACCATTTGGAAGAACCTGTTGTCTTCATTGGAGCCTTGAGAACAGAACACAAAGCCCCTGACGATCCCGATGACGAGCAGCTGTTTGGAGACTCGGGCTGCGACTGCGTTGTGGTGGTCGGGCACTATGGCAAGATGGTGGCCATGAAGGCAGAGCGGGGAGAAGAGGCCAAGGTCCCAGAGGTCAGGGAGTACTACCTGCAAGGGCCCATCCTGTGCGCCGCCTGTGGTGGTGGCAGCCGGATGTATTACAGCACGCATTCGGACATCTCTGCAGTCGACCTGGATTGGGTCAGCAACGCTTCCGACCCCGAGAGCATAGATAACACTGCATATGTCCTGCCTCCCGTTCTGTCTCCAGCCAGTTTAAGTATCTGTAGCGTTGTGGCGCTTTCCTTGTCTTCTCGGGCCTCAGAAG GTGACTCGGAGCTGTTGGCTCTGTCTGCTAAAGGCCGACTGATGAGCTGTGACTTGTGCAGTCCTGATGACGCTCATCCCGTCAGGCTGACCCCAGAAAAAACTGGCCAAAGGATAAAGGAACTGCTGTCTGGGATAGGCAACGTCTCGGAGAG agtTTCTTTCCTGAAAAAGGCGGTGGACCAGAAGAACCGAGCGCTGATGAGTCTGAACCAGGTGATGAACGTGAGTGCTTCCTTACTGTCCAACCAAGATGGCCGGAAGCCTGTCACTTGCACTGTTACCGCCagctggagccgcctgctgcttCGAGATACCTGGACCATTTCCTGTGTGTTGGAGAACTCGAGCGAATGCAGCCTGGAGCAAGGCTGGACCCTCTGCGTTCAGCTGTTCACGAGCTCCTGTGCCTTCGACGAAGACTCTGCTGATTCGGCCACCACGTTCACCTTTCCAATCGATCAGCTCCTgcctgggagcaagagggaggTGACGCTGCCGCTTGACGCAGCCGAAGGCACCAAGTTGGAACTTCCTCTGACCGTCTCCTGTGATCTCTTCTACAGCCTGCGAGAGATTCTGGACAGTGCGTCTGACTCCTATGAGTCACTGGATGACCTGCTTCCTGATGACTCTCCTGGCCTCTCCCCAGACAAAGAAGGGATCTGCCTGCCCCTGAGCAAATGCACCATCGACATCTTGCAGTGCCTTCGTCTGGATGACAGCACAGTGCCTGGAGCCCCTCCTTCCATCGCCACCCTGTCAGACCCGGTGGAGACCTTCTTGAAAGTATCCAGGGTGCAGTCTGACCCCAGCAGCGTGGAAGTCAGTGACCAGCTGCTTCCCAAGGCACCGGCCGTCCTAGGAGATGAGTATCTACCCCCATCAGTGGCTTCTATCAAGGTGTCATCGGAGCTGCTGAAAAATGCATTGAAGAGCTTCTGTGAAG gaGCCCCGCTCTGCTGCGCTGCTCTGCAGTGGCTGCTGGCGGAGAACACTGCGGCTGTGGCACTCAGGAGCCAGGATGTGTCGGCTGTGCGGGGACTGGCCCCACGTGGAGGCGAGGTGCAGCTGCTCGTCCGAGAG ACTCTGGTGCTGGAGCAGGCGGCTCAGGGCTCCAGTCCCCCTGACCTCCGCATGCAGTATCTGTGCCAGATCCAAGCCAATCACGAG ATGCTGCTAAAGGACGTGCAGTCGCTGCGGGACCGTCTGTGCCTCGGGGACGACGCCAGTGTCACGGCGGAAAAACTCCTGCACGTCTACAGGCAGCTGCGCAATCCCAGCCTCATCCTTCTGTGA